The Raoultibacter phocaeensis genome contains a region encoding:
- a CDS encoding zinc-ribbon domain-containing protein, whose protein sequence is MCFRPPTVDAGPVQCPKCGAEVDPKADECPSCGAKAMPAPGMPAAPGAPGAPKAPSAPQAPGAPAAPKAPGA, encoded by the coding sequence ATGTGCTTCAGACCACCAACTGTCGATGCCGGCCCGGTACAATGCCCGAAGTGCGGGGCCGAGGTCGATCCGAAAGCCGACGAATGCCCCAGCTGCGGGGCGAAGGCCATGCCGGCTCCCGGCATGCCTGCTGCTCCGGGAGCTCCCGGAGCCCCGAAGGCCCCCAGCGCGCCGCAGGCCCCGGGTGCGCCTGCGGCCCCGAAAGCGCCGGGAGCATAA
- a CDS encoding YdeI/OmpD-associated family protein yields MAEELTFSTREAFRTWLSDNCTSDEGVWLLFGKAGGPKTLKAGEALEEALCFGWIDGQMQSIDDTVYRKYFAQRRANSKWSEKNKGLVEKLEKRGIMTEYGRAKIDEAKRNGQWDAPKPQQATDEQIDQVTAVLQGHEPAYTNFLSMSPSVKKTYTRAYFDAKTDAGREKRLAWMIERLDKNLKPM; encoded by the coding sequence ATGGCCGAAGAGCTGACCTTTTCAACCCGAGAAGCATTCAGAACCTGGCTTAGCGACAACTGCACGTCAGACGAGGGCGTCTGGCTCCTATTCGGCAAAGCAGGCGGGCCGAAAACACTCAAAGCGGGCGAAGCGCTCGAAGAGGCGCTCTGCTTCGGTTGGATCGACGGGCAGATGCAGAGCATCGACGACACGGTCTACCGCAAGTATTTCGCGCAGCGGCGGGCAAACAGCAAATGGTCGGAGAAAAACAAGGGGCTCGTCGAGAAGCTCGAGAAGCGCGGCATCATGACCGAGTACGGTCGTGCGAAGATCGACGAGGCAAAGCGAAACGGGCAATGGGACGCCCCGAAACCCCAGCAGGCCACTGACGAGCAGATCGATCAGGTAACTGCAGTGCTACAAGGACATGAACCCGCCTACACGAACTTCCTTTCCATGTCGCCCTCCGTAAAGAAGACGTACACGCGCGCCTACTTCGACGCGAAAACCGATGCGGGGCGCGAAAAACGCCTCGCCTGGATGATCGAGCGGCTCGACAAGAACCTCAAGCCCATGTAG
- a CDS encoding molybdopterin-containing oxidoreductase family protein, whose protein sequence is MDKHDIIDARKKAREGERIFYTSCPNNGCWDSACILKCHEKDGKLIAVEPDDSINAGMCREDVEWESIWRGMVQMRPCSMGHAWKEELYGETRLTHPMKRIGEKGPGKGYFVEIGWEEALDTIAEKMIEIKEKYGEFGIFHTQYGSFSKNGFPLAKWWPASFGFWGDHSTSGHTAGENFHLGFDLTKAMVSRTSPALPGFEASDVFNSKLIIMWGMDPVVDWFGPTSYYMQLAHEYGCKTIVIDPRYTASCEVLADQWIPIRPGTDLAMLLAVAQVLFEEDLYDHDYVAEWVEPEGFKEWRAYCLGEGEDGVAKTPEWAEPICAIPAETIREFARLYGTTKPVHLQYFYSCAKRHLGEYSAAAAMLLQTMTGNLACPGGCQTGSALPTPGRIPTPYADFKQAPSDYTIPVLCNNNKLTETLACQKDFWEGRMSEEEFRHRIGAPTDDSPLPNIQMLIIENNYVNNHHDTNKRMEGFASTEFNWGFQWHKNQPSIEFCDIVLPAPVWQFEGMDQYMYGHQRFVSGPSGMRNYFVFSDAGCEYPGEVRSKEWVWTEIAKRLGVAEQYNPRMVDVAWEDWTTAQRAIYQEAYEAWAKDENGMLKRLGIEPKSWDEFVANPVVRIPIDTPYYPYKSCLEAGVNPFQTESGKIEFVSSYVKNNDLTKTRWRGHFDPMPVWEPSYVEGDIGTAAADGFYNPKAETYPLSLVTPVSVYRQHSSNDNNPLLREDCYRHGVWIAGVDAKARGIKDGDVVRVYSETGEMELAAYVTNRMMPGTAAVHHGAWFQGGGKKTELNPYGMDMRGAPNILLDDVHLPNILGTLLTAGLVEIEKIADGDAEGYGPEAERSGMRGAALAIASREALGEKGEAR, encoded by the coding sequence GTGGATAAGCACGATATCATCGACGCACGGAAAAAGGCGAGGGAGGGCGAGCGCATCTTCTACACCTCGTGTCCGAACAACGGATGCTGGGATTCGGCCTGCATTCTGAAGTGCCACGAAAAGGACGGCAAGCTCATCGCTGTCGAGCCCGACGACAGCATCAACGCCGGCATGTGCCGCGAAGACGTCGAATGGGAGAGCATCTGGCGCGGCATGGTACAGATGCGCCCCTGTTCGATGGGGCATGCGTGGAAAGAAGAGCTCTACGGCGAGACGCGCCTTACCCATCCCATGAAGCGCATTGGCGAGAAGGGTCCTGGCAAGGGCTACTTCGTCGAGATCGGCTGGGAAGAGGCGCTCGACACCATCGCCGAGAAGATGATCGAAATCAAAGAGAAGTACGGCGAGTTCGGTATCTTCCACACCCAGTACGGCAGCTTCAGCAAAAACGGCTTCCCGCTTGCGAAGTGGTGGCCGGCGAGCTTCGGGTTTTGGGGCGATCATTCGACCTCGGGGCATACCGCAGGCGAGAACTTCCATCTGGGCTTCGATCTCACGAAAGCGATGGTGAGCCGAACGAGCCCCGCGCTTCCGGGCTTCGAGGCGTCCGACGTGTTCAATTCCAAGCTCATCATCATGTGGGGCATGGATCCGGTCGTCGACTGGTTCGGCCCGACGTCCTACTACATGCAGCTCGCCCACGAGTACGGCTGCAAAACCATCGTCATCGACCCGCGCTACACCGCTAGCTGCGAGGTGCTCGCCGACCAGTGGATTCCCATCCGTCCCGGCACCGACCTCGCAATGCTGCTCGCCGTAGCGCAGGTGCTCTTCGAGGAAGACCTGTACGATCACGATTACGTGGCCGAGTGGGTCGAGCCCGAGGGTTTCAAAGAGTGGCGCGCCTACTGTTTGGGCGAGGGCGAAGATGGCGTGGCGAAGACGCCCGAGTGGGCCGAGCCCATCTGCGCCATCCCGGCCGAAACCATCCGCGAGTTCGCACGGCTCTACGGCACCACGAAACCGGTGCACCTGCAGTACTTCTACTCATGCGCGAAGCGCCACCTTGGCGAGTACAGTGCGGCTGCAGCCATGCTGCTCCAGACCATGACGGGCAACCTCGCGTGCCCCGGCGGCTGCCAGACGGGCTCCGCCCTGCCGACCCCGGGCCGCATCCCCACGCCCTACGCCGACTTCAAGCAGGCGCCGTCCGACTACACGATCCCGGTGCTCTGCAACAACAACAAGCTCACCGAGACGCTCGCGTGCCAGAAAGACTTCTGGGAGGGCCGCATGAGCGAGGAGGAGTTCCGCCATCGCATCGGCGCACCCACCGACGATTCGCCGCTTCCCAATATCCAGATGCTCATCATCGAGAACAACTACGTGAACAACCATCACGATACGAACAAGCGCATGGAAGGGTTCGCATCGACCGAGTTCAACTGGGGATTCCAGTGGCACAAGAACCAGCCGTCGATCGAGTTTTGCGACATCGTTTTGCCGGCACCCGTGTGGCAGTTCGAGGGCATGGACCAGTACATGTACGGCCACCAGCGCTTCGTGAGCGGCCCGTCGGGGATGCGCAACTACTTCGTGTTCAGCGATGCAGGCTGCGAGTACCCGGGAGAGGTGCGCTCGAAGGAATGGGTGTGGACCGAGATCGCCAAGCGCCTCGGCGTTGCCGAGCAGTACAACCCGCGCATGGTGGACGTCGCATGGGAGGATTGGACGACTGCCCAGCGCGCGATCTACCAAGAGGCGTACGAAGCGTGGGCGAAGGATGAGAACGGCATGCTTAAGCGCCTCGGAATCGAGCCTAAGAGCTGGGACGAGTTCGTGGCGAATCCGGTCGTGCGCATCCCGATCGACACGCCGTACTACCCGTACAAGAGCTGCCTCGAAGCGGGCGTGAACCCCTTCCAGACCGAGTCGGGCAAGATCGAGTTCGTGTCGAGCTACGTGAAGAACAACGACCTCACCAAAACTAGGTGGCGCGGTCATTTCGACCCGATGCCGGTGTGGGAACCGAGCTACGTCGAGGGCGACATCGGAACCGCTGCGGCCGACGGCTTCTACAACCCGAAAGCCGAAACGTACCCGCTTTCGCTCGTCACGCCGGTTTCGGTGTACCGTCAGCACTCTTCGAACGACAACAATCCGCTTCTGCGCGAGGACTGCTACCGCCACGGCGTGTGGATAGCGGGCGTCGACGCGAAAGCGCGCGGTATCAAAGACGGAGACGTCGTGCGCGTGTACAGCGAGACGGGCGAGATGGAGCTTGCCGCGTACGTGACGAACCGCATGATGCCGGGTACGGCCGCCGTGCACCACGGCGCCTGGTTCCAGGGCGGCGGCAAGAAGACCGAGCTCAACCCTTACGGCATGGACATGCGCGGAGCACCCAACATCCTGCTCGATGACGTGCATCTGCCCAACATCTTAGGCACGCTGCTTACCGCGGGGTTAGTTGAAATCGAGAAGATAGCCGATGGCGATGCAGAGGGTTACGGTCCCGAAGCGGAGCGTTCCGGCATGAGGGGTGCGGCCCTGGCAATCGCCTCGCGCGAGGCGTTGGGAGAGAAAGGGGAAGCGCGATGA
- a CDS encoding LysR family transcriptional regulator, with product MLLDDIEIFLVISETKSLSQAAERLYMSRPGLSQKIAAIEARYGTKLYERTSTGVVPTAAGQIVTKFAKKISTLENALASELAAVDEHFDRTIEVGMSFNDGVALLPALVKKFHDVHPDALVHLDAGYEPELMEKLKAGKLDFAILENQPLEDGLSRETLGYQRILFCAPDKPPYNSTPQPVKIETLLKWPMIIYEWNSGRHMVGNRHFRERYGISLTEHNMVAQFDTHEAMVNGVKAGLGWASIPECVATRYKHEPGIIWFKIDTDPMRYPVDLTWHTGHIMSDQARLFMEFIRGNVPAGYFGEHSS from the coding sequence GTGCTGTTGGACGACATCGAAATATTCCTCGTCATATCGGAGACGAAGAGCCTGTCGCAAGCGGCCGAGCGCCTGTACATGTCGCGCCCCGGACTTTCGCAGAAGATCGCGGCCATCGAGGCTCGCTACGGTACGAAGCTCTATGAACGCACCTCCACCGGCGTCGTTCCCACGGCTGCCGGGCAGATCGTTACGAAGTTCGCGAAGAAGATCTCGACGCTCGAAAACGCGCTCGCCTCGGAGCTTGCCGCCGTCGACGAGCATTTCGATCGCACGATCGAGGTCGGCATGAGCTTCAACGACGGCGTCGCGCTTTTGCCGGCTCTCGTCAAGAAGTTTCATGACGTCCACCCCGACGCGCTCGTCCATCTCGATGCAGGTTACGAACCGGAGCTGATGGAAAAACTCAAGGCGGGCAAACTCGACTTCGCCATACTCGAAAACCAGCCGCTCGAAGATGGCCTCTCGCGCGAGACGCTCGGCTACCAGAGGATTTTGTTCTGCGCGCCCGACAAGCCGCCGTACAATTCCACGCCGCAGCCGGTGAAGATCGAGACGCTGCTCAAGTGGCCGATGATCATCTACGAGTGGAATTCGGGCCGCCACATGGTGGGAAACCGCCATTTCCGCGAGCGCTACGGCATTTCGCTCACCGAACACAACATGGTGGCGCAGTTCGACACGCACGAGGCCATGGTCAACGGCGTGAAGGCGGGGCTCGGATGGGCGAGCATCCCCGAGTGCGTCGCCACGCGCTACAAGCACGAGCCGGGCATCATCTGGTTCAAAATAGACACCGACCCCATGCGCTATCCGGTCGATCTCACGTGGCACACGGGCCATATCATGTCGGATCAGGCGCGCTTGTTCATGGAGTTCATACGAGGCAACGTGCCCGCTGGTTATTTCGGCGAGCACTCAAGCTAG
- a CDS encoding 4Fe-4S dicluster domain-containing protein: MTQYGFHFDQNRCYACQACSIACKDWNGIDPGAEKWMAVYEWETGTFPNIRLHPLAFSCAHCEKPSCIPACPEGAIYKEDDFGAVLVDQDKCTGCRECYDACPYGAPKFASDDPTEKMSKCTMCIDRLVEGLQPLCAASCPLRAFDFGPLDELIEKYTDIRYCEGMPSPEITEPAYLIWPQREKEQLVPFDAERAIELNRQRGDLGTMFESKEDLTEFEEGTIGRDGLRMKHASIAELMRATRNDMA; this comes from the coding sequence ATGACGCAGTACGGATTCCACTTCGATCAGAACCGTTGTTACGCGTGCCAGGCGTGCAGCATTGCCTGCAAGGACTGGAACGGCATCGATCCGGGTGCGGAAAAGTGGATGGCGGTGTACGAATGGGAGACGGGCACGTTTCCGAACATCCGCCTTCATCCGCTCGCGTTCTCGTGCGCGCACTGCGAGAAGCCCTCGTGCATTCCCGCGTGTCCCGAAGGCGCTATCTACAAAGAAGACGATTTCGGTGCGGTACTTGTCGATCAGGACAAGTGCACGGGATGCCGCGAATGCTACGACGCGTGCCCCTACGGCGCCCCGAAGTTCGCTTCCGACGATCCGACCGAAAAGATGAGTAAGTGCACGATGTGCATCGATCGCTTGGTCGAGGGCTTGCAGCCGCTCTGCGCCGCCTCGTGCCCGCTGCGTGCCTTCGATTTCGGGCCGCTCGACGAGCTTATCGAGAAGTACACCGACATCCGCTACTGCGAGGGAATGCCGTCGCCCGAGATCACCGAGCCGGCATATCTGATCTGGCCGCAGCGTGAGAAGGAGCAGCTCGTTCCCTTCGATGCCGAGCGCGCCATCGAGCTCAACCGCCAGCGCGGGGATTTAGGTACGATGTTCGAAAGCAAAGAAGACCTTACCGAATTCGAAGAGGGGACCATCGGCCGCGACGGGCTGCGCATGAAGCACGCAAGCATCGCCGAGCTCATGCGCGCCACGCGCAACGATATGGCGTAA
- a CDS encoding GntP family permease — translation MEWIGVIGIVVGLVFFVIAAMKGWNVLITSIVTAIIIALTNGMDIGAAMVGNESSYVTGLAGFVQKNLLIFMGAAILGEYIDKSGAAKAIAQAIMNKVGTKSPYLVLLGIAAVGAILTYAGISMFVAMFALIPLARPLFKECNIPWHLFAAAWSLAACSFTMAMIPGVPAIAWINAANGCGVSLTAAPIMGIVGSLIAIVVSCLYIKFALKRAQAKGEVYEAAEGDGVVAEEKDLPNLFLALLPLILLIGIIIVGSQLQVANVVYIAMIVAVVASMIVFNKHIASQRDVMGTGAKNSLGPALFTSAAVGVGTVAAASVGFTAIYEAIFNMPGGAYVSAAMMAAVLGGVMGSGSGAVGIISANFLAPYLATGVDPAALAKIIATSATIGGALPNSGAMFGMLAAMGLNHKNSYKHIAAISIGAGLCALVVMIIMANIGIV, via the coding sequence ATGGAGTGGATCGGAGTTATCGGCATCGTCGTCGGTCTCGTGTTCTTCGTCATTGCAGCCATGAAGGGCTGGAACGTTCTCATCACGTCCATCGTGACCGCTATCATCATCGCGCTCACCAACGGCATGGACATCGGTGCCGCCATGGTGGGCAACGAGTCGTCGTACGTTACGGGGCTCGCCGGTTTCGTTCAGAAAAACCTGCTCATCTTCATGGGCGCCGCCATTTTGGGCGAGTACATCGACAAGTCGGGTGCGGCTAAGGCCATCGCCCAGGCGATTATGAACAAGGTGGGCACCAAGAGCCCGTATCTCGTGCTCTTGGGCATTGCGGCTGTGGGCGCCATCCTCACGTACGCGGGCATTTCCATGTTCGTGGCCATGTTCGCGCTCATTCCGCTTGCGCGACCGCTGTTCAAGGAATGCAACATCCCGTGGCACCTGTTCGCCGCCGCGTGGTCGCTCGCTGCGTGCTCGTTTACCATGGCGATGATCCCGGGTGTGCCGGCTATCGCGTGGATCAACGCTGCGAATGGCTGTGGCGTGTCACTTACTGCAGCCCCCATCATGGGCATCGTCGGCTCGCTCATCGCCATCGTGGTCTCGTGTCTCTACATCAAGTTCGCGCTGAAGCGCGCCCAGGCCAAGGGCGAGGTCTACGAAGCGGCCGAGGGCGACGGCGTCGTTGCGGAAGAAAAGGATCTTCCGAACCTGTTTCTGGCCCTGCTGCCGTTGATTCTGCTTATCGGTATCATCATCGTCGGTTCGCAGCTGCAGGTCGCCAACGTCGTCTACATCGCCATGATCGTTGCCGTCGTCGCATCGATGATCGTGTTCAACAAGCACATCGCGAGCCAGCGCGACGTCATGGGTACCGGTGCCAAGAACTCACTCGGGCCTGCGCTCTTCACCTCCGCTGCGGTCGGCGTGGGTACCGTGGCCGCCGCTTCCGTCGGTTTCACGGCCATCTACGAAGCCATCTTCAACATGCCGGGCGGCGCGTACGTTTCCGCTGCCATGATGGCGGCCGTTCTCGGCGGCGTCATGGGATCGGGCTCGGGTGCGGTCGGCATCATCTCGGCGAACTTCCTCGCCCCGTATCTGGCCACCGGCGTCGATCCGGCGGCTCTGGCGAAGATCATCGCCACCTCCGCCACTATCGGCGGCGCATTGCCCAACTCGGGCGCTATGTTCGGCATGCTCGCCGCCATGGGCCTGAACCACAAGAACTCCTACAAGCACATCGCCGCCATATCCATCGGAGCGGGACTCTGCGCCTTGGTTGTCATGATCATCATGGCGAACATCGGCATCGTGTAG
- a CDS encoding cytosine/purine permease NCS1 family protein translates to MGVTEDKGSATEQVSLFEKVPEDKKLGWTGVAAILSGVVSSLTKLMGGGIVAYYAGCYFGLGAAAIMFALSVFLTFFVGRISLREGLPSNVTSRLYVFGTKGSALDSLIWIFLLVGTLAIGTVQLGNAIIYYFGWTDEIVKHLLYLAISAAWVLMSLFGMKFVARFNMVFVILLFLALLFVAGSIAQDGHLVDALTHGVLIPHVGQLEGFAYAVNYSIMTSGLMALFSSDFTRFVKRERDMAAISVVGSIFAVLTYVFGALLAYYGFNVSYEYFLGQGLDEVAAANAAITNPGITFVLSLGLVGLVIICLSQLKVETSNSISSSNAISNLFDSLFGIKLKWPTAVIAVNLIGLVFIFGNILDRVNAFMGIGSILTMSWCFLLITDYYIVRGKLKIGTRGIVSLKYIEAVNWRGVSTIVIVTLVAGTLYTTGNLAVPFLLVAPLTVALYTGLSLAFRKRVISQDRSMREKEYGDPELAGAVARVEAGEHPGASVDAYAEAGSLR, encoded by the coding sequence ATGGGGGTAACGGAGGACAAGGGTTCTGCAACCGAGCAGGTCTCCCTGTTCGAGAAGGTTCCCGAAGATAAGAAGCTCGGCTGGACTGGGGTTGCAGCCATTTTGTCGGGTGTTGTGTCGAGTTTGACGAAGCTCATGGGCGGCGGCATCGTCGCGTACTACGCGGGATGCTACTTCGGGCTCGGTGCGGCGGCGATCATGTTCGCCTTGAGCGTGTTTCTCACGTTCTTCGTCGGACGAATCTCGTTGCGCGAGGGCCTGCCGAGCAACGTTACCTCGCGGCTGTACGTATTCGGCACGAAAGGCTCGGCACTCGATTCGCTCATCTGGATATTTCTTTTGGTGGGGACTCTCGCGATCGGTACGGTGCAGCTCGGCAACGCGATCATCTACTATTTCGGTTGGACCGACGAGATCGTGAAGCACCTTCTATATCTTGCGATTTCGGCTGCGTGGGTTCTCATGTCGCTTTTCGGCATGAAGTTCGTCGCGCGGTTCAACATGGTGTTCGTGATCCTCCTGTTTTTGGCGCTTCTGTTCGTTGCGGGCAGCATCGCCCAAGACGGACATCTGGTCGACGCGCTCACGCACGGGGTGCTCATTCCTCATGTAGGACAGCTCGAAGGCTTCGCGTACGCGGTCAACTACAGCATCATGACATCGGGGCTGATGGCGCTCTTCTCATCCGACTTCACCCGCTTCGTCAAACGCGAGCGCGACATGGCCGCCATCTCGGTAGTCGGAAGCATCTTCGCCGTGCTCACCTACGTGTTCGGCGCGCTGTTGGCCTACTACGGGTTCAACGTGTCCTACGAGTATTTCCTCGGCCAGGGATTGGACGAGGTGGCGGCCGCCAACGCGGCCATCACGAACCCGGGCATCACGTTCGTCTTGTCGCTCGGTTTGGTGGGGCTCGTCATCATCTGCCTTTCGCAGCTTAAAGTGGAAACGTCGAACTCTATCAGCAGCAGCAACGCCATTTCAAACCTGTTCGACAGCCTCTTCGGCATCAAGCTCAAGTGGCCGACCGCTGTGATAGCGGTCAACCTCATCGGCTTGGTGTTCATCTTCGGCAATATACTCGATCGGGTGAACGCCTTCATGGGCATCGGAAGCATTCTCACGATGTCATGGTGCTTCTTGCTCATCACCGATTACTACATCGTACGCGGCAAACTCAAAATCGGCACGCGCGGCATCGTCTCGCTCAAGTACATTGAAGCGGTGAACTGGCGCGGCGTATCGACGATCGTCATCGTAACGCTCGTGGCCGGCACGCTGTACACGACGGGCAACCTCGCCGTGCCGTTCCTGCTCGTGGCGCCATTGACCGTTGCGCTGTATACAGGGTTGAGCCTCGCGTTCAGAAAACGCGTCATTTCGCAGGATCGGTCGATGCGCGAGAAGGAGTACGGCGATCCTGAACTCGCGGGCGCGGTTGCCCGCGTGGAGGCGGGGGAACACCCGGGCGCTTCGGTCGACGCGTACGCCGAGGCGGGAAGCTTAAGGTAG
- a CDS encoding papain-like cysteine protease family protein codes for MGYPHKLYLSFHSCGYRVVAEPEGAHAEAPHAETAPCGAANPEQHPQKRMSRFNWTGEAKPYNPALLSPVEGYRERRRQGRRKTIGAFVVLVALAVFGIATVSFGITQSGAEDMDGSGVFSNNLPLLPSAETEQATRTVRSTPLQDWEQGTIPQLYQRDPQWATQPYASSTLGSCGQGPLCMAMAYAAVTGSRDALPTDISALIEAAGYASNASTDAAFIPATAEALGLEADEIKLDESSIRKAIIAGKPVICSMVPGDFGEQRTFIVLADIDMDSKLTVRDPSSDARSSVGWDFETVISQAESMWALSSPVAG; via the coding sequence ATGGGATACCCGCATAAGCTCTACCTCTCGTTTCATTCGTGCGGCTATCGCGTCGTAGCCGAACCCGAAGGCGCCCACGCAGAAGCCCCGCATGCCGAAACAGCCCCCTGCGGCGCCGCGAACCCCGAGCAGCACCCCCAAAAACGCATGAGCCGCTTCAATTGGACGGGCGAGGCGAAACCGTACAACCCAGCCCTGCTCTCCCCCGTCGAGGGGTACCGCGAAAGGAGGCGGCAAGGCCGCCGTAAAACGATCGGCGCCTTCGTCGTGCTCGTAGCGCTTGCCGTATTCGGCATAGCAACGGTAAGCTTCGGAATCACGCAAAGCGGTGCCGAGGACATGGACGGATCGGGCGTGTTTTCCAACAATCTCCCCCTGCTGCCTTCGGCTGAAACCGAACAGGCAACCCGCACCGTCAGGAGCACGCCTTTGCAGGACTGGGAACAGGGTACGATCCCCCAGCTCTACCAGCGGGATCCGCAATGGGCAACGCAGCCGTATGCGTCGTCAACGCTCGGTTCGTGCGGACAGGGCCCGCTTTGCATGGCCATGGCCTACGCAGCCGTAACCGGATCACGCGACGCGCTGCCCACCGACATAAGCGCCCTGATCGAAGCGGCCGGCTACGCATCGAACGCTTCGACGGATGCGGCCTTCATCCCCGCAACCGCCGAGGCGCTCGGCCTCGAAGCAGATGAGATCAAGCTCGACGAGTCGAGTATCCGCAAAGCGATCATCGCAGGAAAGCCCGTCATCTGCTCCATGGTACCCGGCGACTTCGGAGAGCAGAGAACCTTCATCGTGCTCGCAGATATAGACATGGACAGCAAGCTTACCGTACGCGATCCTTCAAGCGACGCACGCAGTTCAGTGGGTTGGGATTTCGAGACGGTGATCTCGCAGGCAGAATCCATGTGGGCCTTGTCCTCACCGGTGGCGGGATAA